The genomic DNA CGAAGCGAGCCCCAATCGGCCCCCGTCTCCGTGGCGGCATCCTTGACTCAGTGGCGCAGGCACATGTCGCGCCACGCTGGCCGGGGGCGGTCTCGGCCTTACGGACGCGACCCGGGCGGCAAGGGTTACTTGCCGGTGCGCCCCGGTTTCGACGCGGCGAGCAAGTCGCCGAACGTCCCGAGGCTGTGCTTACGGTTCATGCCGTCGACCGCGGCCTGCTCCTCGGCACGGGCGCTTGCCTCCTGCGTATCGCGTTCTCGGCGCGCCTGCTCGACCATCGACAGGGTGAGGCGGCGCTGCCCCGGGTCGACCGCGAGCACCGTGACCTCGACGCGGTCCCCGACGGCAACGACCTGACGCGGATGGGAGACGCGCCGGTCGAGCGCCAGCTTCGAAACATGCACGAGGCCGTCGAGCCCGGGGGCAATCTCCACGAACGCGCCGAAGTTCTCGAGACGACGGACGATGCCGGGCACCGTCGCGCCGGCGGGGAAGCGCTCGCCAGCCGTCGCCCACGGATCGTCCTCCAGCGCGCGCATCGAGAGCGCCACACGCGATCGTCCGCCTTCGGGTGCCGGCTCGACCTTGAGCACCTTGACGACGACAGATTGGCCGGACCGGAGGACTTCCGACGGGTGGCCCACGCGGCCGTAGCCGATCTCGCTGACGTGGATGAGACCCTCGACCTCGCCGAGATCGACGAACGCGCCGTAGTCCTGCACGGAGCTGATCCGTCCTTCCAGTACGGCGCCGACGTGAATCCGCTCCCAGGTCGCTGCCGCCTGCTCGGCGGCCTCGTCTTCGAGCAGGACACGCCGGGAGACCACAATGTTACGGCCGCCGGCGTCGATCCTGGTGACGCGGAAGCGAAGGCGCTGCCCGATGTAGGCTGCCGCCTCGCCGCGGCGGCGGTCGATCTGCGACCCCGGACAGAAGGCGCGCACGGGGCCGATCTGCACCTCGAAGCCGCCCTTGTTCTCGCCGGTCACCAGCCCTTCCACAGCGATCCCGTGGGCCATCGCCTGTTCGAGTTCGCCGGGTACGTGGCCGCCGCGGCCAACGGTGCGTTTGAGCACGATGGTGCCGGAGGTGCGGCCGTCGTCGACGACGGTGGCCTCGACCTCGTCGCCGATCGCGAGGTGCGCCTCCCCACCGGTCGGGTCGCGAAACTCGGTGAGGTCGATCACGGCCTCGCCCTTGCCGCCGATTTCGACGAAGGCCGTGCCGGCGCCAAGCGCGATGACGCGCCCGCGCACGACGTCGCCGGCGGCCACGCGCTGTCGTTCGTTAGCTTCACTGGCGGCCAGCAGGGCCGCGAAGTCATCGGCCGTGCCGCCGGGAGTCTCGTCGTCGTGTCGATCGCCCATGTCTATCCCCATCGAAACAATATTACCCACAGAACGGCACCGATGAACACCGCCCCCGGGGGGTCGAGAGGCGGCGCCACAGCGGACGTTCATCTTCTGGGTCGGCGCGGCGATGGCGCACGAACCTTCTACCGGACCATTGACGACCTCGACCGGCCGGTGCCGGCGCACGCCCGCAACCCGGATGCGACCGAGCCTGAGCTGGGAGAGGGATGCACCCGTTGCTTGATTCCGATATCACGACTTTTTAGTGTGAGAGCAATGATCCGTACCCAGATCTCGCTGGATGAGGAAGCCTACGAGGATGCGAAGCGCGAAGCACGTGCGCAAGGGATCTCTTTGGCCGAGTTCCTGCGGCGGCTGGTGGCTGCCGGGGTGCGGGATCGCCGCACGCGAGAGCGGCCCTGGATGCGCCATGCTGGAACGGTGGCGTCCGGGGATTCCGCCGCGAGTCGCAGCGTAAACGCCGTCGTTTACGGTCGCCCGCGTCCATGAGCGCTCCAGCGGTCTTTCTGGCCAGCGGGATCTTTATCGCGTTCCTCGATCGCAGCGACCGGTTTCACGGGGCGGCCGTGGATCTGTTCTCCAATCCGCCGGGCCGCTGCCATTCCTCGCTTGCCGTGGTGGCGGAAACATACGGATGGTTCTTGCATCGGCTTGGCGAAGAGGCGGCGCGCTCGTTCCGATTGGCGCTGGCAGACTTCTCGTGGCTCAAGCTGCTCGATCTCGACACCGCTCACCATGCCGCGGTGATCCGCAAACTCGAGCGCCTCCGTGGCCACAAGCTCACCTATGTGGACGCATCCAGCCTGGTGTTCTTGCATCAATTGCGCATCCGTGACGTGTGGGGGACCGACCGCGACCTGGGTATCGAAGGCGCGCGGGTGGTGCCAGGGGGGGCGTAGCCGTCTGGCGCCCGCCGCGGATGGGTTGGTCGAGGGCGGGACTCGGGATAGGCTGGGGTCGGGAGGAGAACCTGCATGGCAGACCTGGTGCACCATTACGAAACGCGCGCCGAGTGGACCGCCGATCGACGCGGTACCGTGTCGGCCCCGAATCGGCACACGATCGAGTTCGGTGCGCCGCCCGAGTTCGGCGGCACCGACGACGTCTGGTCGCCGGAACACCTTTGCGTTGCCGCGGTTAACACATGCGTTCTGCTGACGTTGCTGGCCGTGGCCGCCAACTCGAAGGTTCCCCTCAAGGCGTGTTCGGCATCGGCAAGCGGAACGCTCGAAAAAGTCGAGGGACGCGGCCCGGTCATTACCCGCGTCGCGGTTAAACTCGCGGTCACTATCGGCCCGGATGTCGCCCGCGACAAGGTCGACCGCCTCATCAAGATCGCCGAAAAGAACTGTTTCGTGTCCAATTCCCTGCAAGCCAGCGTC from Candidatus Binatia bacterium includes the following:
- a CDS encoding S1 RNA-binding domain-containing protein, giving the protein MGDRHDDETPGGTADDFAALLAASEANERQRVAAGDVVRGRVIALGAGTAFVEIGGKGEAVIDLTEFRDPTGGEAHLAIGDEVEATVVDDGRTSGTIVLKRTVGRGGHVPGELEQAMAHGIAVEGLVTGENKGGFEVQIGPVRAFCPGSQIDRRRGEAAAYIGQRLRFRVTRIDAGGRNIVVSRRVLLEDEAAEQAAATWERIHVGAVLEGRISSVQDYGAFVDLGEVEGLIHVSEIGYGRVGHPSEVLRSGQSVVVKVLKVEPAPEGGRSRVALSMRALEDDPWATAGERFPAGATVPGIVRRLENFGAFVEIAPGLDGLVHVSKLALDRRVSHPRQVVAVGDRVEVTVLAVDPGQRRLTLSMVEQARRERDTQEASARAEEQAAVDGMNRKHSLGTFGDLLAASKPGRTGK
- a CDS encoding ribbon-helix-helix protein, CopG family; translated protein: MIRTQISLDEEAYEDAKREARAQGISLAEFLRRLVAAGVRDRRTRERPWMRHAGTVASGDSAASRSVNAVVYGRPRP
- a CDS encoding OsmC family protein → MADLVHHYETRAEWTADRRGTVSAPNRHTIEFGAPPEFGGTDDVWSPEHLCVAAVNTCVLLTLLAVAANSKVPLKACSASASGTLEKVEGRGPVITRVAVKLAVTIGPDVARDKVDRLIKIAEKNCFVSNSLQASVSVEPEVVVA